The Alphaproteobacteria bacterium GM7ARS4 genome includes a region encoding these proteins:
- a CDS encoding 3'(2'),5'-bisphosphate nucleotidase CysQ: protein MTSVKAICRKDFLEGLFPIIVEAGAFLLERRLGGSGGLDIRTKADSTPVTAADVEAENIIVSALVKHTPDIPVIGEEAVSDAGETDVPESFWLVDAVDGTRSYMTGGKEFTVNIGLITQGRPVMGIVYAPAFDDARCFIGAEGVGAFMRTKDDHVWRPIHVKRDDSIVLVSRLHEGDVNLNNFLETVPDGQCRRMGSSVKFCLIACGEAQYYPRFSPTHEWDTAAGDAILRAAGGHVMVGGGGPLLYGKAMLKNMAFLAHCGFSSESKGLAESLGAMLERVQL, encoded by the coding sequence GTGACGTCGGTCAAGGCTATATGCCGTAAGGATTTTTTAGAGGGTTTGTTTCCCATCATTGTGGAGGCGGGGGCTTTTTTGCTCGAGAGGCGTCTTGGCGGGAGTGGCGGTTTGGATATACGCACGAAGGCCGACAGCACGCCTGTTACGGCGGCTGACGTGGAGGCAGAGAACATCATTGTCTCAGCCCTTGTGAAGCATACGCCAGATATTCCCGTTATTGGTGAGGAAGCCGTCTCTGATGCTGGTGAGACAGACGTGCCTGAGTCATTCTGGTTGGTGGATGCTGTGGATGGCACGAGGAGCTATATGACGGGGGGGAAGGAATTCACCGTCAATATCGGCTTGATTACACAAGGCAGGCCTGTCATGGGGATTGTCTATGCGCCGGCCTTTGATGATGCGCGCTGTTTTATCGGGGCTGAGGGTGTGGGGGCGTTCATGCGCACCAAAGACGACCATGTATGGCGACCCATTCACGTCAAGAGGGACGACAGCATCGTTCTTGTGAGTCGTTTGCATGAAGGGGATGTGAATCTGAATAATTTTTTGGAGACCGTGCCAGACGGACAATGTCGTAGAATGGGATCTTCCGTCAAATTTTGTCTCATTGCGTGTGGCGAGGCGCAGTATTATCCGCGTTTTAGTCCGACTCATGAGTGGGATACGGCAGCGGGCGATGCGATTTTACGGGCAGCGGGTGGCCATGTCATGGTGGGTGGTGGCGGTCCTCTTCTTTATGGCAAAGCCATGTTGAAGAACATGGCGTTTCTTGCGCATTGTGGTTTTTCCTCTGAGTCGAAGGGCTTAGCGGAGTCGTTAGGCGCTATGCTAGAACGCGTCCAATTGTGA
- a CDS encoding bifunctional folylpolyglutamate synthase/dihydrofolate synthase produces the protein MCPRPSHNALTQCHLITFVDKHDNPHIRDLLAQMHAMHPRLIDLSLQRITRLLKALGNPHHTLARPIHIAGTNGKGSTYAFLKATLGKKYRTINGYTSPHLTRFNERIMLHNDVVDDKRLGTALEACIDANHGHPMTFFEMTTAAAFLLFHRYPADVTLIECGMGGRFDATNVLHAPIATIITPISLDHQRYLGTTLSKIAQEKAGIMKRGVPCIIGKQYPKIRQQLEQYAQQHQAPSYAWGTAWHHQLDDTRQDTPWHFYGKHHYRLPPPSLKGRHQYDNAALAVACIDVIEHNPQETRSMVKGIGDATWHGRLHHVHPSSALMDSLPKTLSLWLDGGHNHAAARALRQSLPQLSGGKKWALIFGMLRTKDPKAFIKTLRPYISALYTVPVTGEGTQARDAQSLKDTLRPIIGQDIPLHACASLKDALSTVGKDITRHHRHNENDMPVSHALICGSLYLIGEALTIDTEGMRTTTPPSHNGTRPARPNSL, from the coding sequence ATGTGTCCCCGTCCCTCACACAACGCCCTCACACAATGCCATCTCATAACGTTTGTCGATAAGCACGATAATCCCCATATTCGGGACTTGCTGGCACAGATGCACGCCATGCATCCACGCCTCATTGACCTCAGTCTACAACGGATAACACGCCTCCTCAAAGCCTTAGGCAACCCACACCATACACTGGCACGCCCCATCCATATCGCAGGAACAAATGGAAAAGGCTCAACCTACGCCTTCCTCAAAGCCACCTTAGGAAAAAAATATCGCACCATCAACGGCTATACATCACCCCATCTCACACGATTCAACGAACGTATCATGCTCCACAATGATGTCGTCGACGATAAACGCCTAGGCACAGCATTGGAAGCGTGCATCGATGCCAACCACGGCCATCCCATGACCTTCTTTGAGATGACAACGGCAGCGGCCTTTCTGCTCTTCCATCGCTATCCAGCCGATGTCACATTGATAGAATGCGGTATGGGCGGGCGATTCGATGCAACCAATGTCCTTCACGCCCCCATCGCCACCATCATTACCCCTATCTCCCTCGACCATCAACGCTATCTCGGCACAACACTCAGCAAAATCGCACAGGAAAAAGCAGGCATTATGAAAAGAGGCGTCCCATGCATCATCGGCAAACAATATCCAAAAATACGACAACAGCTCGAACAATACGCCCAACAACACCAAGCACCTTCCTATGCATGGGGAACGGCATGGCATCACCAGTTAGACGACACAAGGCAAGACACGCCATGGCACTTTTATGGGAAACATCACTACCGCCTCCCACCCCCCTCCCTCAAAGGACGCCACCAATATGATAATGCCGCCCTCGCTGTCGCATGTATCGATGTCATCGAACACAACCCCCAAGAGACACGCTCTATGGTCAAAGGCATAGGCGATGCCACATGGCACGGGCGTTTGCACCATGTCCACCCCTCCAGTGCCCTCATGGACTCCCTACCAAAGACTCTCTCACTATGGCTCGATGGAGGACATAACCATGCCGCCGCCCGCGCCCTCCGTCAAAGCCTCCCCCAACTCAGTGGCGGCAAAAAGTGGGCGCTCATTTTTGGCATGCTACGGACAAAAGACCCGAAAGCCTTCATCAAAACCCTTCGCCCATATATTTCCGCCCTCTACACCGTCCCCGTCACGGGTGAAGGCACACAGGCGCGCGACGCCCAGAGCCTCAAAGACACCCTACGCCCCATCATCGGACAGGACATCCCTCTCCATGCATGCGCCTCCCTCAAAGACGCCCTCTCGACAGTTGGGAAGGATATAACACGCCACCATCGCCATAACGAGAACGACATGCCCGTCTCCCACGCCCTCATTTGTGGCTCCCTTTATCTTATCGGGGAAGCCCTCACCATAGACACAGAAGGCATGCGCACGACAACACCCCCGTCCCATAACGGGACACGCCCCGCCAGACCGAACAGCCTATAA
- a CDS encoding acetyl-CoA carboxylase carboxyltransferase subunit beta has translation MNWLRNLVRPKIRAIAGRDVPENLWVRCDKCTQMIFHSELVANLHVCPYCQNHMRIDAKQRLAMLFDDGQYTPIALPNITPDPLRFRDSKRYSDRLRTAKQKMGRDDGTIVARGNIEGILSVVAVMDFFFIGGSMGIACGEALLCASQEAIRSRAPLIAVCASGGARMQESTLSLVQMARTVIAVKDVKDASLPYITLLTDPTTGGVSASFAMLGDMIIAEPGALIGFAGSRVIEETIKEKLPEGFQRAEFLLDHGMLDMVVARKDLKATLGKTLSILLHRPVSS, from the coding sequence ATGAACTGGCTACGCAACCTTGTCAGGCCAAAAATTCGCGCCATCGCTGGACGCGACGTGCCAGAAAATCTGTGGGTACGATGCGACAAATGCACACAAATGATTTTTCACAGCGAATTGGTCGCCAATCTCCATGTGTGCCCCTATTGTCAGAACCATATGCGTATCGATGCCAAGCAACGTCTCGCCATGCTCTTCGATGACGGCCAATACACACCTATCGCCTTACCGAACATCACGCCAGACCCCCTACGTTTCCGTGATAGCAAGCGCTATAGCGACCGATTACGCACGGCAAAACAAAAAATGGGACGTGATGACGGCACGATCGTCGCCAGAGGCAATATCGAGGGCATTCTCAGCGTCGTCGCCGTCATGGATTTCTTCTTTATCGGCGGCTCTATGGGGATTGCCTGTGGCGAAGCCCTCCTCTGTGCTTCCCAAGAAGCCATACGTAGTCGCGCACCGCTCATCGCTGTCTGCGCATCAGGAGGGGCGCGCATGCAAGAAAGCACCCTCTCCCTCGTGCAAATGGCACGCACCGTCATTGCCGTGAAAGACGTGAAAGACGCAAGCCTCCCTTATATCACATTGCTCACAGACCCAACGACAGGCGGCGTCTCTGCCTCCTTCGCCATGTTGGGCGACATGATCATAGCCGAACCAGGGGCGTTGATAGGCTTCGCTGGCAGCCGTGTCATCGAAGAAACCATCAAAGAGAAACTCCCTGAGGGCTTTCAAAGAGCCGAATTCCTCTTAGACCATGGCATGCTCGATATGGTCGTCGCGCGTAAAGACCTCAAAGCCACCCTAGGAAAAACCCTCTCGATCCTTCTCCATAGACCCGTGTCCTCATAG
- a CDS encoding threonylcarbamoyl-AMP synthase, with protein sequence MRALDCFEASSLLARGGIVAFPTETVYGLGVRGDDSDAVARLYRVKSRLPENPLIIHIRRMEHARRYAVIDDVSERLMARLWPGPVTFVLPRKKDHRYPLADNALAYLPTIALRVPSHPVAQQLLSLCHIPLAAPSANRSTYLSTTSAQDVAYALEACAIDGLIDGGLCAYGLESTIL encoded by the coding sequence TTGAGAGCACTGGATTGTTTTGAAGCGTCTTCTCTTCTTGCCCGTGGTGGCATTGTTGCCTTTCCTACGGAGACGGTCTATGGGCTTGGCGTGCGTGGCGATGACTCTGATGCTGTGGCGCGCCTCTACCGCGTGAAGTCCCGCCTTCCTGAGAATCCCTTGATTATCCATATAAGGCGCATGGAGCATGCCCGGCGTTATGCTGTCATTGACGATGTCAGCGAGCGTCTTATGGCGCGTCTCTGGCCTGGCCCTGTGACGTTTGTTCTTCCGCGTAAAAAAGACCATCGCTATCCCCTTGCCGACAATGCTCTTGCTTATCTTCCTACCATTGCCTTACGTGTGCCTTCTCATCCTGTGGCACAGCAGCTCTTATCATTGTGTCATATCCCGCTCGCCGCCCCCAGTGCCAATCGTTCCACCTACCTCAGCACGACATCAGCACAAGACGTAGCGTATGCCCTTGAGGCATGCGCTATCGATGGGCTCATTGATGGTGGCCTATGTGCCTATGGCCTTGAGTCCACCATTCTTG
- a CDS encoding FAD-binding oxidoreductase, protein MSSSSHTTQQKRHALRTLLGEERCITHKDDMTPYVSERRQRIEGQALGVIFPETEDDVVAIVRYAQRYGIGLVPQGGHSGLAGAACPTDKDNHVVVAMGRMNHIRVIDGKNATLIAQAGCTLAQIQDALADRPLFFPLDIASRRQCQLGGLVATNAGGVHVLRYGMMGALVRGIRAVLADGSVMDDLTCCLKDNTGYALHSLFCGSEGTLGIICDVALALYRRPRRLVSACFAVRDIGKALRLYDVIAQEALSSLPMPLHAFEYIDGVIFELVLSMAGQDKRPLRGTYPAYVMAQWEEGGEEEGDEGMKAHAFSSFREMLHARGIIEAAVRCATPSSQRALWDMRWRIHDTERRYGDGFKHDIALPLHRWDVFLQETTRAVQESVPHAPLFIFGHLAEGNLHYNIGKPPMMAQSTFERHREPLQRYLYDSVRAFGGSFSAEHGVGRLKREELKRYKAQGTYGMMRKLKEAFDPHHIMNPGVFFSSYP, encoded by the coding sequence ATGTCGTCCTCGAGCCATACAACGCAACAGAAACGCCATGCTCTCCGCACTCTTTTAGGGGAGGAGCGTTGTATCACGCACAAGGATGACATGACGCCTTATGTGTCGGAGAGACGTCAGCGCATCGAGGGACAAGCCTTAGGCGTGATATTCCCTGAGACAGAAGATGACGTTGTTGCTATTGTCCGCTATGCTCAGCGCTATGGTATAGGCTTAGTGCCACAGGGGGGTCATAGTGGCTTAGCGGGTGCGGCATGTCCTACGGATAAGGACAACCATGTCGTTGTTGCGATGGGACGCATGAATCATATTCGCGTCATTGATGGCAAGAATGCCACATTGATCGCTCAGGCGGGCTGTACCCTTGCTCAGATACAAGACGCCCTTGCCGATAGGCCTCTATTTTTTCCTCTAGATATTGCGTCTCGCCGCCAGTGCCAGCTAGGCGGGCTTGTCGCCACCAATGCTGGTGGTGTCCATGTCTTACGTTATGGCATGATGGGCGCTCTCGTCAGGGGTATACGCGCTGTTTTAGCTGATGGCAGTGTCATGGACGACCTCACATGTTGTCTCAAGGATAATACGGGCTATGCCTTACATTCTTTATTTTGTGGGAGCGAAGGCACGTTGGGTATTATCTGTGATGTCGCCTTGGCCTTATATCGGCGTCCGCGCCGTCTTGTGTCTGCGTGTTTTGCCGTGCGGGACATCGGCAAGGCGCTGAGGCTCTATGATGTGATAGCACAGGAGGCGCTGTCGTCTCTTCCCATGCCTCTTCATGCCTTTGAATATATTGATGGTGTCATCTTCGAGCTGGTGCTGTCTATGGCGGGACAGGATAAACGCCCCTTGCGGGGGACATATCCCGCCTATGTCATGGCGCAATGGGAGGAAGGGGGGGAAGAGGAGGGAGACGAGGGGATGAAGGCGCATGCCTTTTCTTCCTTTCGAGAGATGTTACATGCGCGGGGGATTATCGAGGCGGCTGTCCGCTGTGCGACTCCCTCCTCGCAACGGGCGCTATGGGATATGAGGTGGCGTATTCATGACACGGAGCGCCGTTATGGTGACGGGTTTAAGCATGATATTGCCTTACCTCTCCATCGGTGGGATGTTTTTTTACAGGAGACGACACGCGCTGTGCAAGAGAGCGTGCCTCATGCGCCTCTCTTCATTTTCGGTCACTTAGCGGAAGGCAACCTACACTATAATATCGGCAAGCCTCCTATGATGGCACAAAGCACTTTCGAACGTCATCGTGAGCCTCTTCAGCGCTATCTCTATGATAGCGTGCGCGCCTTTGGCGGGAGTTTCAGCGCCGAGCATGGGGTTGGGCGTCTCAAGCGAGAGGAATTAAAACGTTACAAGGCGCAAGGCACATATGGGATGATGCGCAAGCTCAAGGAGGCTTTCGACCCTCACCATATAATGAATCCGGGCGTTTTCTTTTCATCCTATCCATAA
- a CDS encoding tryptophan synthase subunit alpha: MDSTKGTRVTPMQRIKTMFHRLKQEGRPALIPFITAFDPSLHTTRTLMDVLCGGGADMLELGMPFSDPTADGPIIERAHHRALSSPTTMASLFQMIGQWRTQNTTTPLILMGYANPVLACGMESFFAQAAQHGVDGLILVDVPLEESPPFAALARTHHMALIRLIAPNTEPERLERLLNDADGFVYHVARTGVTGTQLHDKDALTTRLRWVKQRCSLPLVVGFGIKTGHDVAHIARYADGVVVGSALVDIIAQNVDDDGMMKKRIQDKMYELSHALSAQTL; encoded by the coding sequence ATGGACTCAACCAAAGGGACGCGCGTGACACCCATGCAACGTATCAAGACCATGTTCCATAGGCTCAAACAGGAAGGACGTCCCGCCTTAATCCCCTTTATCACGGCATTCGACCCTTCCCTCCATACCACAAGGACGTTGATGGATGTCCTCTGTGGCGGTGGCGCTGACATGCTCGAACTTGGCATGCCTTTTTCTGACCCAACAGCTGACGGGCCTATCATTGAACGCGCCCATCATCGGGCGCTGTCGTCGCCTACGACGATGGCATCTCTCTTTCAGATGATAGGGCAATGGCGCACACAGAACACAACAACGCCCCTTATTCTCATGGGATATGCCAATCCCGTCCTCGCCTGTGGCATGGAGTCATTCTTCGCACAAGCCGCACAGCATGGCGTGGATGGACTTATTCTCGTTGATGTGCCTCTAGAGGAATCGCCTCCTTTTGCGGCTCTTGCGCGCACACACCATATGGCCCTTATCCGCCTTATCGCCCCTAACACAGAACCAGAGAGGCTCGAGAGGCTTCTCAACGACGCCGACGGCTTTGTCTATCACGTGGCGCGCACCGGCGTGACAGGAACACAGCTCCATGACAAAGACGCGCTCACCACACGGCTTCGATGGGTCAAACAACGTTGTTCTCTCCCTCTCGTTGTGGGATTCGGTATCAAGACAGGCCATGATGTCGCCCATATCGCCCGCTATGCCGATGGCGTTGTCGTTGGCTCTGCCCTCGTGGACATCATCGCTCAAAACGTGGATGATGATGGTATGATGAAGAAACGCATACAAGACAAAATGTATGAATTGTCCCATGCCCTCAGCGCACAGACGCTATGA
- the trpB gene encoding tryptophan synthase subunit beta, whose protein sequence is MAHPAYTSPYDQHYPDSHGRFGMFGGRYVSETLMPLILALERVWRETKQDTSFWQEFESYAHDYIGRPSPLYRAQGLERYLKDHGGFKGILYAKREDLNHTGAHKINNCLGQALLARRMGKQRIIAETGAGQHGVATATICALFDVECVIYMGETDMQRQAPNVERMRRLGATIIPVTSGSATLKDALNEALRDWVKNVETTFYMIGSVAGPHPYPMLVRDFQSVIGKETMTQLKDKGHDHPHTIIACVGGGSNAIGIFYPFIDDERVTMIGVEAGGQSDKQGQHAASITMGTKGVLHGSYSYLLQSPEGQIDPVHSLSAGLDYPGVGPEHAFLFEQKRILYRRVTDADALRAFHVTCRYEGIIPALESAHAIAYFLRHAHTHKAHDVVVINMSGRGDKDLPSLRDMDAHPIG, encoded by the coding sequence ATGGCTCATCCAGCATATACGTCTCCCTATGACCAGCATTATCCCGACTCGCACGGACGTTTCGGCATGTTCGGTGGCCGCTATGTGTCAGAAACATTGATGCCTCTTATCTTGGCGTTGGAAAGAGTATGGCGGGAGACAAAACAAGATACGTCCTTTTGGCAGGAATTCGAGTCCTATGCCCATGACTATATCGGCAGGCCAAGCCCCCTGTACCGAGCCCAAGGACTCGAGCGTTATCTCAAAGACCATGGAGGGTTCAAAGGAATTCTCTACGCTAAGCGGGAAGACCTCAACCATACAGGCGCCCATAAAATCAATAATTGTCTGGGACAGGCTCTGCTCGCACGCCGCATGGGAAAACAACGTATCATTGCCGAAACAGGCGCCGGACAGCATGGTGTCGCCACCGCGACGATCTGCGCTCTCTTCGATGTGGAGTGCGTCATCTACATGGGTGAGACAGACATGCAACGCCAAGCGCCTAATGTGGAACGCATGCGTCGCCTTGGCGCCACCATCATCCCCGTGACCAGTGGGAGCGCGACCTTGAAAGACGCCCTCAACGAAGCGTTGCGCGATTGGGTGAAGAATGTCGAGACGACATTCTACATGATTGGCTCTGTGGCGGGACCGCACCCTTATCCTATGCTCGTGCGCGATTTTCAATCCGTTATCGGCAAAGAGACCATGACGCAACTCAAAGACAAAGGGCATGACCATCCCCATACCATCATCGCCTGTGTCGGCGGTGGCTCGAACGCCATCGGTATCTTTTATCCTTTTATCGATGATGAGAGAGTCACCATGATAGGCGTCGAAGCCGGGGGACAAAGCGACAAACAAGGACAGCACGCAGCCTCCATCACTATGGGCACAAAAGGCGTCCTCCATGGAAGTTACAGCTACCTCTTACAAAGTCCAGAAGGCCAAATCGACCCCGTCCATTCACTCTCAGCTGGCTTGGATTACCCTGGGGTGGGGCCTGAGCATGCCTTCCTCTTCGAACAAAAACGTATCCTCTACCGACGTGTGACGGACGCAGATGCCTTGCGCGCCTTCCACGTCACATGTCGATATGAAGGCATTATTCCCGCCCTCGAAAGCGCCCATGCTATTGCCTATTTTTTGCGCCATGCCCACACCCACAAGGCACACGACGTGGTTGTCATCAATATGAGCGGGCGAGGCGATAAAGACCTCCCCTCTCTCCGTGATATGGACGCCCACCCCATAGGGTGA
- a CDS encoding phosphoribosylanthranilate isomerase: protein MKKQPRPDFIGFVFYPRSPRFVSVSHAKTLASHLPPSIKKVGVIVDSTDDVISHITDNVPLDYLQCHGYETTERIAHLKHTFPPRVIKAIRVRTPDDIKASKAFEGMADMFLFDAYGGPHAFGGTGKTIEWTWLRALRTATPWFLSGGLTPQTIKRAINESGATYVDVSSGVEKSAGVKDHQAMRQFIRHAHDVDILT from the coding sequence ATGAAGAAACAGCCCCGCCCCGATTTCATTGGCTTCGTCTTCTATCCCCGCTCGCCACGTTTTGTCTCCGTCAGCCACGCCAAGACATTGGCGTCCCACCTTCCCCCCTCCATCAAAAAAGTCGGCGTCATCGTCGATAGCACAGACGATGTTATCAGCCATATCACAGACAACGTGCCTCTGGATTATCTGCAATGCCATGGCTATGAAACAACAGAACGCATCGCCCATCTCAAACATACGTTCCCTCCTCGCGTGATAAAAGCCATACGCGTCCGCACGCCAGATGATATTAAAGCAAGCAAAGCGTTCGAAGGCATGGCCGATATGTTCCTGTTCGACGCCTATGGCGGCCCTCACGCCTTTGGTGGCACTGGCAAAACCATAGAATGGACGTGGCTGCGCGCGCTGAGGACAGCAACGCCTTGGTTTTTGTCTGGAGGACTCACCCCTCAGACCATCAAACGCGCCATCAACGAGAGCGGCGCAACCTATGTCGATGTCTCCTCTGGCGTCGAAAAAAGCGCTGGCGTCAAAGACCATCAGGCCATGCGCCAATTTATCCGTCATGCGCATGATGTAGATATTCTGACGTAA